In Melanotaenia boesemani isolate fMelBoe1 chromosome 18, fMelBoe1.pri, whole genome shotgun sequence, the sequence aatctgatTATTAGGTTTATGAAAAGACTTGTGGTGATTGTGAAGATTATTATGTCTTATTGCATCCAGTTGGAgaaattttaaagtaaatgtcCATCAGTTACAATGAATGAAGATCTGTGGACccagaataaaaaaatccaactaACACCTGCAGCAGCACCATGTCTAAAATGCTGCCTTATCTGTTTAGCTCTAAAGCTGAgaaatcattatttattattttttttgtgactGCACTAAGGCAAGGAAATAAGTAAATAGTTGTGGAGAGATcttataaacaaaagaaagttccTTCATTATTTAGACATCCTCACTGTAAACTATAATTTCCACTTTGTTCATTGATACTCTGCCTGTTTAGGGATATGTCACTGcccctctgtctctgtctgtatcCTTGTTGTCATCAATTTCTGTCTGTCCTGAGCTCCTCCCTGAGTTTGCCTCCTTTCTTTCTCCCTGATTGCTCTTCCTCTTGACATTGAGATAGTGTGTGAGACTGCACCAACGAACCCACCCTGTGCATGACACTATGGGCTTGACACACACATTTGAAACAAAATACACACATGTACGCACCCATCCCCACTACACCACTCAGGCACACATTACACCAGCTAACACTCCCACGCTTCACAGGAAAAACGTTAACGCTCAAAGATGCCCTTACACTCACAAATAAAGTTAGTTGGATGGAAGTGAGTAAATAAAGGTGGTTAGATGAAGAATaatgaacacaaacatacagacaCAACTTATCCACATTCATACAATATGTGCCTGCCAACAGGGTGAGCATATTTTCAGCAGCTGCCTGAAAATATGAATGGACTGTTCCAATTTATGTATCAGTAAGAATCATCTCCTTCCTTTTCTTCCTGTCCTATTATGCTGcctgaaatacatttttattgagGCCCCTGCCTGCACCTTACACAGCCCCAAAATAACCACAAATTGTATTAACCAATACACAAATATAAGCAAAGTTTAatgcaacaacacaaacaaatgatATAACACTTCAATATGTCTTAACAGGATCATACAGAGGTTGGCAAATATTGTCATTTTTCATATGTAAGTTAGTtgtataaaattattaaatattagatTCATATATTACTCATAGAACATCTGTATACATGTATACACTGAATCACATTGGCAGACACCCGTAAAATGGGACACACAAACATATTCctgcacaagcacacacacacaggcacacttGGTTTATTCACATACCCAGAAATGGACATCACTTAAAGACTTATGGCACTCATTCTCTTAAAATGGCTTGTAGTAGCACACAtacatttaagttttaattaacTTCCAATATAAAAGACAGCAGGGCTGTTATATGATGCCATTtgacacaaaaaaagacattttgtcaTGGGATGGCAGTAGATGACACAGGATAGTCTCTGGTCTGTGCGGACTTCCTACATGGTAGGCTTCTGCTGACCGTTAAGTCTTTTGTAGAGAACTGTAGGCATCCCATAGTGGCCAACACAAAGCTCGTCCTCTCTCCTGTTTCGCCCATCCAAAGTAAGAACGTTTAACCTTCAACTCACAGCTTTTGTAGGTGTCAGAATCAGATCAGGGCTTGGGACAGGCACAGTTCATGCACCCATTATAGTACCACTTTAGGACACAAAAAAGCAAagcagctccagaaatgtggcTGATGTTTGGATGGAATTGCACTTATTCTGGCTTATAATGTCTGTGAAATGTTACAAGCATAAACTACAGGGCAgcctggtttgtgtgtgtgtgtgtgtgtgtgtgtgtgtgtgtggggagtgAGGCTTGTCTTCAGCAAatcaaggaaataaataaataatcagtaaAGCAGGTGTCCATATATCCttagtgttgtgacttatttaACTCCTGGTTTTCTGTGTCTCCAGGTCATCACTGCTCAGCAGTGTTCAAAGTCTCTTTCCTCACTTTCTAGTTCCAGCAGGCACAGGATCGTCACTTAAAATTGCTGCTAATGTCACTGTGGGTTCTGGCTGTTATGGAGAGGCACTGATGAgtgtgtggaggaggaggaggtgagctCCAGGGTGGAAGGCGATGGAGAGTCGCTACTCTGTAGAGGTGGAGGGTGCTAGGTTGGGGAGGAGGGCAGAGCATGGTGAGGGAAGGGGTTGGAAAGGTATGTGTGGGGTGCAGCAGAGCTGGGGTGGGGAGGGGTTGTGGGGGTGCTCTCAAGAATAGATCAAGCTCTTCAGGAAGCGGACTGTGCCACGTTTGAAGACGAAGGGACAATCATGCTGCTGGGAAGCGTCTCGCGTCGGAGAGGAAGCCAAACAACGAGAGGAAAAGCACTCTGATTTTTGCACAGGAAGCCCTGTGCGCCTCCTGCCCAGGCCAGATAAGAGCGTTGTGGTTCCCAGGGCCAGACTCAAGAGTGCACCCAGGACTGTGGCGAGAGGCCCCCCATCAGTCTGGCCCACTGTCCCTGGGCCTCCTCCAGCACGGCGTCAGGCTCGTGGTGCAGCAGGGCTGCAAAGAACAAGGGCCTAGTGAGGAACTACTGGTCTAAAGAAATACACTTAGTACAGACATTgaagcagaaccagaacagagCTTTACAAAGGACCACAAGTCATCCAGCTAAGAGGCCAAATGAAATCTGCAGGGGCATTACAATTATACAGTTACAGTTACTGTTACTGTAACTTTATGCAGTTATACAGTTACAGTTTCAATTTAGCTTTCACTGCCTTCAGACATTTATGCCTTTTATAATCAACTGTACTTATAAATTTCAATTTGACTTGACAATTAAAGCCAATAGTTatcaattaaaaatttaaaaataaagcatttatatCCCAGCATGATCCTAGAGTAGCATGGCTTTCACAGCCTTTTATATGTGCAGATTGCATCTAACATCTTAACATGAAACAAGATAAagatgcacacatacatacaatacATAGAACAGGAAAAACACGTAGTCTTTTACTTTAAAATCTAATTCTGTTATTTAAATGACTTCTAATAGattttcaaattaaaaagaTTACATCATTTGAGCCAGCCAGATTTAGTCTAACAGGGAAGAGTATCTACTTAAGCAGTGGCAGGTTTAAAAAGATGATCATGTTCATTATGTAAATTACTTTTAGAAATTTGGCAGAAATGAATATAAGAAGCTGCATGGCATGGCGCCACTTGAGAGTGCTAGGGTTACAGGTCAAGTACGCTGATGATGTCAGCGTGCCTCAGAGGGGGAATTGAGTATGGGCGGCTGCTGAAGTGCTCTCAGGTAATACTTAACCTTTCTGACTTTGTCGTAAGGAACACAATAAGTGTCTGACCTCCAAGAAAAGCTCAATCAGTGTTTCTGCCAAGCGTCTGCTTTAGCACGCGTGTGTATTTGACTTGACTCAGTGACTGTCCCTCTGCATCATTGGGCTGGGCTATTTCTCATGAGAACTCTGTATATAGAGTGTGTGTCAGATATAAGAAAAAGCATCACAGGATGCACTGTGCAATCACAATAATAAACAGGCCTCTCACCCTGTGTCCTGGGCAGGAAATTCATTAAATCATAGCGTTTGATTTAGAAACCAACAAATCGTGACTGAGAGCACAGAACTGGCTTCTATTGAAGTGTGTCCTTTCAAGTCTGAAAGTCTGAAATACACCATGTACTGTGTCTGTGAATGTataacgcacacacacacttacagtcacacatacacacactataTTTATATGCACTTACATAAACATATGGAAAAGGTTGTATGGAGagtaagagaagaaaaatatgtgaaaaaaaagctgcatgagcaaacaaacatacaaacacgagCATGGTAAGGCACACACAAAGGCATGGGTACATGCAcaccaatacacacacacaaacaatttcACACATTCCCACACATGAAAGGCCCCAAAAGGCATCTGTTCTGGTTACAAGAAGGAAACGCTGtctgaacacacactgaaatagACAAAACATGTCTTGTTTTTCAGAATCACACGGACACCCTAATGATTGCCTTACAGCAAACATTATAATTCATGCGGTATGTGTGTAGCATCGTAGCATTAATTACTTTTAGTAGTAAATATAATCTGATAAAATTATAATACACTTTATGTTGCTACAGTAAATCTATTGTGTTGcatcatgaaaaaataataaacagctgcttctaacaaaacataatacaaattaatattACAATACTGAAACTTTTGTCCTTTGTAATTTAGGACAAGATGAAAGCACTtatatagtaaaataaaatctttgtaCTATACTGCTTCACGTCTTCTAAATGCATTGTAGCTGAGTTTGTGATACTGGCAAAACACTGAAGTGTTATCCACTGAATCAATAAAATATTGTATTGTGATCAAACTTGTAGTTTACACCCCTATTACTTACAGGCCTTTGGAGGGGCAGGGGTGCCAGAGCCACTGGATATGTGGAGGAGGGACTCCATGCGACGTGCAAGGCAGTACTTTTCTGCTCCCCCGTGGTACAGAGCCGGGATCTTGCAACGCCACTGCTTTCTCTCCTATCTGAGGACTCACTACAAGATGAGAAGGAAACATGTAGTGGAGCAGTGTTTTAATAGCTGGGGGAAGGAGAGACAATCAGAGTTgagcatgtttatttattatgtctCACCATTGACCACAAGTGTGAGTGTGAGATTCTGGTAGAGCCCATGTTCCTTAATTTGTACAAGGATAGTGTACTTCCCCGCATCCTCCTCTGCAACATCCCGAATGACCAGGGAAGTCCCATCCATGTGGTATCTGGAGCACTGCTCTGCTGCCACTATGCCATCCTTCAACCTGTAATGGAAAAGGACCTCTGAGCAAAATCatttcaatatttcttcaaGAGTTAGAGTTGGCAAAAGGGAAGCAggtttaggtaaaaaaaaaaaattgacctGAGACAACAATCATGAAGAAACTCTTGATCCCTTACCAGATAACTTCTGGGGCAGGGAACGCTCGTAGTTTGGGGGAAATTCTGTAAGATTTCTGTCCGGTTTGCGCCACCATCACAGATCCATTTCTGGGCTTCAGGCGGATAAATGGACGATCTGAAATTAAGGAAACACATgtgcatatttttgtttgtttttagaaaatggATGCAAAATCTTGATAGTTGTTAAATCTACTGACAATGGAGTGATTCAGAGTTAGTGATAGGGAAAGAGTGCTattgaaacagaaagaaaacgtCATAATGAAACTCAGTGAAAATGTAGATCAGTAACCAGATCATGTAAATGTGCTTGAATCATCTAAATCGTGGGGAATTTTAGTGGAAGAGACTCACCATAGATAATGACAGTGACTCTTTGCTGTTTGCTTTGTTCACCGCTGGTGACACGGCATGTGTAGAGGCCTCTGTCTGAACGCTGGAGCTTTGGGATGACCAGTATGCTGTAGAACAGCATGTGCATTGGGTGTCTCAGAAGCCTTTTTGAAGTGGAGCTACGGTTATTACCCTAATGGATAAGAGACAGAGCAGAACCACAAGATTAACACAGAGGGCTTGCCTGTGTGTCTCACATAGTAGTAGCAGTGTCTTGTTAATATCTTtacaaatgcttttttaaattttcaatttGACTTCCGTGAATGGGATTCAACTTCCTGTTAGTGAAGGagacatgtttttataaattttcTGCCATTTCTGGTTTAGCATACTCAAACAGTTCCATCAATTTAAGTAAATATCCATGTCTTAAGATCTAATGGCCGTCCATGTGATTCAAACACAAGAGAAACGCCAGCCTGCCAGAGCCATCACTTTTCCGATCACACAGAGCGAAGAGGCTCACTGTTTCTCACAAACAGAAGAATCTAACAGAAGAATACACTTCAGCTCAGTCTCCATCAAAGGTCATTTGTCATCTAAGCCTGTGCCTCTCTGAGGCTCACTGAAAGGAAGTCTGACCTTTCCAGGATACTCCCAGGTGATGTCGACTCTGGTGTTCAGCTCTGCAGTTGCAGTGCAGTTCAGGACCAGTCTCTTCCCCTTCAGGGCTTGCACAGTTCCGCTGCTGTTCAGATACACCTCTGTGATGTTACTCACTGGGAAAAGTGaagacatttttatataaacccCTGGGGTATTAATACATGTTTAACCGTGATTTTACACTGCAACATACTGACCTGGTCTGTGCACAAAGTATTCACGTGAACCATATTTGACCCCTTGGATGACAGTCTGGCAGTGGAAAAGGCCAATATTAAAGAAGGTGGTGGTTCGGATAGTGAATCCTTGCTTACTGTTCCAAATAATATTCCTCTGGTCTGGTGTCAGGCTTAGATTGGGAAACTGTGGGGGAGGAAAGGAGAAGACAGCACTCGTCATTTATTTCTCTGAATCACAATGCTGAGTGCAGAGGCAATGACACAATTAAACCTAATTGGTTGTTGCATTGTAAAAAGACTGTATTTTATCCCTAACTTAATTATCTTTATCTATCTCAAACACAGTATTTTTCATCCTTAACCTTAATCAAGTGATGTTATTAACTAAACCTAGCCAGGGAGGGACTAAGGAGTCGTAGTAAAGTGTTGTGTTTTAAGTGAagttaaaggtaaaaaaaaaatggtcacaTGTTGATCCTAATCTTGTCTCCTGCAGTTGAAAGTGAATCAGTGACCAAAAATGCTATGCCTAACTGCAATGTCCAGcctcccttccttccttcttatAAAaactttgtggttgttaaatGAAATTGAATTGAAGTTTGAAGGTTTTGAAATTGAAATTCAATTCAGTTTCAATTCTTGGAAATCAAGATGGCCGAAGAAGCTCTAGTTCAAGCAACATGCCTgacaaacaaaacttaaaatacttaaaaaacaaagaagcaagCTTGTGGATCCAAGTGCAAAAACGTGTATCTGCATTTTAAGAGATCAAGATACCTTCCAAGGTAAAAAGGGAGAGATAATAATGGCCAAACGTTCGCAAAAACAACGAGGAGAATTGGCAGATACTGCCCCAGTGAAAGAAATTTGTTTGGAGGACAGTGCAAGTGGCGACGCGACAGCAGAAATATTGAGGGAACTTAAGCAATTCCGCACTGAAACTGCTGGAAATTTCGGTGTGCTAAGAAAAGAGGTGAGCGACATAAAGCAAAACCTTGATCAATTAAAAAGAAGGATGGATGACGCCGAAAAAAGGATTGCGCAGAATGAGGAACGCGAAATGGATCTGACTAAAGTTCTTTTCCAATTAATGCGGAAACAAAAACACCTTGAGGAGAAATGTGAGAATCTGGAAGGTCGCTCAAGGAGAAATAATTTGAGGATTTATTCAGTAccagaaaaaacagaaggaagcaATATGATTGGGTTTATTGAAAAAGTTATTCGTGAGCAATTAAACATCCGGGAGGAGATTTGCATTGAGAGGGCGCACCGCGCTGCGTCAGGTGGCTCCACGGCGCGCATGGATCACACTAGATCCATCATTGTTGGGTTCCGCAGTTATAAGGAAAAACAACAAGTGCTTCAAGCGGCATGGTCACAAAAGGCGATTCTTATTAATGATCACAGGATATATTTTGATGAGGATTACACGACCGAAGTGTTCAAGGAGCGTGCTCGGTACAGGAATGCGCGGAAACAGCTAAAGGAGAGGAAGATCAAATGTCGCATATTGTATCCCGCAAAACTCAAGTTGTTCTTGCAAGATGGAAAGACCAAGACTTTTGACAATCCACGAGAAGCAGCTGAGGGTCTAAAGGACTTTGGTGTATTAATGGAAGTCCCAAAGAAAGAGCCGGATTGGGAGTCAGCTCTACAGGCCGCAGGCTGGCATTCTCCTCGCAGCAAGGGCGGACACGCCCCCGTTTCAGAAATAACAACGAGCGTTGAAACTCTTCGTATCTCCTTGGACAGCTATGGAAAAGAACAGAAGGACCAGGGTATGTGGAAATAACTCTGACATGGCCTGAGGGCCTAAATAAGCATTAATTTGCGCAATGACTGAGGAGTATGACCAAAATTTTTTGCAAGCAGATAGACTAGAAGGTCGTGTTTACAATTATGAGCATGAACTGGATTCTGAGATGAACTTGtatgaaaatattaaagacaCGTGTAAATATTATACAGATGCAGACTTCAGTGTTGATATTCAAACAGATGgattatttactttaattcaCTTCAATTGTCGAAGTTTATATTCAAATTTTAGTAAAATCTATGATTATTTGGGAACATTTAAAGATAGATTTACTGTTATAGCTCTATCTGAGACTTGGTTAACAGATGATAAAGGGGCTGATTTTTATGTTGAGGGTTACgagttgttttatgttaatAGGCTCAGTAAGAGGGGAGGGGGCGttgctttatttgtttgtaatgATCTGAAATGCAGGACAATAGAGGCTATGACTGCTGTAGTGGAGGATGTAATGGAATGTGTAACTGTTGAGATtgaaatgaagaaacaaaaaaatattgttgTGACTTGTGTATATAGAACTCCGGGGTCCAGTATAATATCATTTATTGAGACGTTAGGGCAATTATTAGTTGAgagaaatgacaataaaatatcTATAATTTGTGGTGACTTCAACATAAACCTTTTGAATGTAAGTAATCATTCTAGTAGTTCAGATTTTTTAGATTTAATGTACAGTAGAGGACTTTATCCAATGATTACTCAGCCAAGTCGAATAACTACGAATTGTGCTACATTAATTGATAATATTTTTGTTACTGTACTGGGAGGCACTGTTAAAAGTGGTCTTTTGATAAATGACACAACTGATCATTTACCAATATTTCTTACTTATTGTTGtgaggtaaaaacaaataaagaaatgggGAAAAAGGTTGGAAGATTGAGAAATGAGGAaagaataaatgcatttaaGAATGATCTTATCAAAGAAAATTGGAACAGTGTTTACAGCACAAGTGATGTAAATAAGGCCTATGAatgttttttacaaaaatatctatggttatataataaaaattgcCCAAAAAAGATATGGGAGGATAATGATAATGCAAGATGCAACAATAAACCCTGGATCACAAAAGGAATATTAAAATCTtgtaagaagaagaataaacttTACAGGGATTTTGTAAAATACCggacagaaaatacagaaaagcgATATAAGGCCtataaaaataagttaacaaCTATAATGAGATATGCAAAGAAAGATTATTATACCAAAATGTTAAtggaaaataagaataatattaAAGGAATGTGGAAAGTGTTAAGGAATGTTATAGGTAGTAAAATGGTTCGTAGTCATCCTGCCTATTTAATTAATGAGCAGAATCAAGAAATAAGTGTTGCACAAATAGCAGatgaatttaattcattttttgttaatgttgGCCCAAATCTTGCCAAAACGATATCACCACATAATGATAAtgaaaaggaaagtttgaaaTGTGAAAGCAAAGTCATGCAATCAATATACCTTGGTAGGGTAAGTGAGAATGAAATTATTTCTGTTGTATCCAAATTACAAAGTAAACGTTCATGTGACAGTGATGGCTTAGATATGTTTATTGTTAAAGAGAGTGTACACTGCATTAGCAGACCATtagtatatatatttaatttgtccTTCAATACTGGTGTCTTTCCAGAAAAAATGAAGGTGGCTAAAattattccactttttaaatcaGGCAACAGGCAAAGCATCACAAATTATAGACCTATATCTTTACTTTCGCAGTTTTCAAAAATTTTGGAGAAGCTTTTTGTTAAAAAGTTGGAcgcttttattgaaaaacattCTTTGATATATGACAATCAGTTTGGTTTTCGTAGTAATCGTTCAACAGCTTTGgcaataatgaaaattacagagGACATAACCACAGAACTGGACAACAAAAATCACACAGTGGGAGTTTTCATTGACCTTAAAAAGGCTTTCGACACTTTGGACCATCGTATACTGATTTCCAAATTACAGTCATATGGAATTAGAGGTATAGTGTTAAACTGGGTTATTAGTTATTTAGAAAACAGACAACAATATGTGGAGTATCTTGACCATAAATCTATGGTGAAAACAATTCTCTGTGGAGTCCCTCAAGGCTCTGTGCTTGGACCTAAACTTTTTACATTATATATTAATGACCTTTGTGATGTATCAAAAATTTTACGTTTTATTCTATTCGCAGATGATACAAATTTTTTTGTGTCAGGAAAGAACTTAAAACTACTAATGAAAATAATAGAACAAGAAATGGTACTACTTCAGAAATGGTTCAGTGAAAATAaattgtctttaaatttaagtaaaacaagGTTTATGCTGTTTACAAATCAAAAATGCCctgaaaatattgatttaagtTTAAATGGAATCAGTATAAAGAGGGTGTctgaatttagatttttaggAGTAGTTattgatgaaaaattaaaatggaagTCACACATAGCATtcgttaaaaagaaaatttgtaaaaacattgCTGTGTTGAGTAAGGTCAAGTTTATGTTAAATTATAAGGCAATGCGAATTCTCTACTGTTCTCTTATTTTGCCATACTTGATGTACTGTTTGGAAGTGTGGGGTAATTCCTATAGCACCAATCTAAGCCCTCTAATTGTCTTACAAAAGAGGGCAATACgaataattaataaaactgcTCCTAAAGAGTCGACAACAGGATTGTTTCTGAAGTCAGGACTGTTAAAATTGCAAGACTTGGTTGTGATGAAAACATTATTAGTAATATATAAAGCTAGACATTTCTTGTTGCCACTTGGACTACAAACGCTTTTTATCCTAAATGATGAATCAAGTAGACG encodes:
- the flt1 gene encoding vascular endothelial growth factor receptor 1 isoform X4, encoding MMNFVLLCLLCGLYGVFGKDKDQKGKFSIPVLDVRSRQLVLEANQTLLLNCRGHMELSWAFPAGLDRDLVEVYESRCGRKSRQYCSRLQVIHSQAQHTGLFRCRYRHSTQNQTSTYVFVTDSQQPFVEQTGMSPGVLYMKLNEPLVIPCRVTNPNITTTLVKFPNLSLTPDQRNIIWNSKQGFTIRTTTFFNIGLFHCQTVIQGVKYGSREYFVHRPVSNITEVYLNSSGTVQALKGKRLVLNCTATAELNTRVDITWEYPGKGNNRSSTSKRLLRHPMHMLFYSILVIPKLQRSDRGLYTCRVTSGEQSKQQRVTVIIYDRPFIRLKPRNGSVMVAQTGQKSYRISPKLRAFPAPEVIWLKDGIVAAEQCSRYHMDGTSLVIRDVAEEDAGKYTILVQIKEHGLYQNLTLTLVVNVSPQIGEKAVALQDPGSVPRGSRKVLPCTSHGVPPPHIQWLWHPCPSKGLPAAPRA